From Brucella pseudogrignonensis, a single genomic window includes:
- a CDS encoding ABC transporter permease: MIARMTRKLKRLSPQLAALALILAANTIIAPGFLGISFQNGRLYGSLIDILVRAAPVAILAVGMTLVIATRGIDLSVGAVMAISGATAASLIVAGYPLAIVIPVALGVGLVCGLWNGFLVAVFDIQPIIATLILMVAGRGIAQLITEGAILTFNNDSFAALGSGSFLGVPIPVLIWVCAGLAIGFAVRSTALGFLIEATGINRRAAMLAGVKARFLLFSVYAASGLCAALAGLIATADIRGADANNAGLWLELDAILAVVIGGTSLNGGRFSIMASLLGALIIQAINTGILMAGFPPEFNLIIKAGIIVIVLTFQSPAIVSFFTFLRAERKNSAAKPTHQGARQ, encoded by the coding sequence ATGATTGCGCGCATGACCAGAAAACTGAAAAGACTAAGCCCACAACTGGCAGCACTCGCACTTATTCTCGCGGCAAACACCATCATCGCGCCAGGTTTTCTCGGTATTTCTTTTCAGAACGGACGCCTCTACGGAAGCCTAATCGATATTCTGGTGCGTGCTGCACCTGTCGCCATTCTGGCAGTCGGCATGACATTGGTGATCGCCACCCGCGGCATTGATCTCTCGGTCGGCGCGGTCATGGCAATCAGCGGCGCAACAGCTGCATCACTCATCGTTGCAGGCTATCCGCTGGCGATTGTCATACCCGTCGCCCTCGGCGTCGGACTCGTTTGCGGATTGTGGAACGGCTTTCTTGTCGCCGTCTTTGACATTCAGCCGATCATTGCAACGCTGATATTGATGGTGGCGGGGCGGGGCATCGCACAGCTTATCACCGAAGGCGCAATCCTGACCTTCAACAATGATTCCTTTGCAGCACTCGGTTCCGGCTCGTTCCTCGGCGTGCCTATCCCTGTTTTAATCTGGGTATGTGCAGGGCTGGCAATCGGATTTGCGGTGCGCTCGACAGCGCTTGGTTTCCTGATTGAAGCCACAGGCATTAACCGCCGTGCCGCCATGCTGGCAGGGGTTAAAGCGCGCTTTCTCCTGTTTAGTGTCTATGCAGCTTCTGGCCTTTGTGCAGCGCTTGCCGGGCTGATCGCAACCGCTGATATTCGCGGTGCAGATGCCAACAACGCCGGTCTCTGGCTTGAACTCGATGCCATTCTGGCTGTCGTCATTGGTGGCACATCGTTGAATGGCGGGCGTTTCTCGATCATGGCGTCGTTGCTTGGCGCGCTAATCATCCAGGCGATCAATACCGGCATCCTGATGGCTGGGTTTCCGCCGGAATTTAACCTCATCATCAAGGCAGGCATTATCGTCATCGTGCTGACATTCCAGTCGCCGGCAATCGTCAGCTTCTTCACCTTCCTGCGTGCTGAACGTAAAAACAGTGCCGCAAAGCCAACGCACCAAGGAGCACGGCAATGA
- the yjfF gene encoding galactofuranose ABC transporter, permease protein YjfF: MRVLRNLPFVTTVAIFLLAYAICVIQFPNMLSTRVIGNLLTDNAFLGIAAVGMTFVIISGGIDLSVGSVIAFTSVFVAVLVGQLGVHPLIAFGLVLVIAALFGAWMGMMIHYLGIPPFVATLAGMFLARGAAFLISTQSVPISHPFIETLQGFYFRLPGGGRLTFVAMLMLAVFIIGGIIAHRTRFGANIYALGGNAQSAELMGVPIGRTTIGIYTMSGVLSGLAGIVYTLYTSSGYSLATVGVELDAIASVVIGGTLLTGGAGLVAGTFVGILIQGLIQTYIVFDGTLSSWWTKIAIGILLFLFIALQRGLVWFSDIRLARQRMKEA; encoded by the coding sequence ATGAGAGTGCTTCGCAATCTGCCTTTCGTCACAACAGTCGCAATTTTCCTGCTTGCCTATGCGATCTGCGTCATCCAGTTCCCGAACATGCTTTCAACGCGGGTGATCGGCAACCTTCTGACCGATAATGCCTTCCTTGGCATTGCAGCCGTTGGCATGACCTTTGTGATCATCTCCGGCGGCATAGACCTTTCGGTTGGATCCGTCATCGCCTTTACCAGCGTTTTTGTGGCCGTGCTCGTCGGACAGCTCGGCGTGCATCCGCTGATTGCTTTCGGCCTCGTGCTGGTGATCGCAGCGCTATTTGGTGCGTGGATGGGGATGATGATCCATTATCTCGGCATCCCGCCTTTTGTAGCGACACTCGCTGGCATGTTTCTGGCACGCGGAGCAGCATTTCTGATCTCGACGCAATCTGTGCCGATTTCGCATCCGTTCATCGAAACCTTACAAGGCTTTTACTTCAGGCTCCCGGGCGGCGGCAGATTAACCTTTGTTGCCATGCTCATGCTGGCAGTTTTCATAATCGGCGGCATCATTGCGCATCGCACACGTTTTGGTGCCAATATCTATGCGCTTGGCGGCAACGCGCAATCGGCAGAGCTGATGGGCGTTCCGATTGGTCGGACCACAATTGGCATCTATACCATGTCGGGCGTGCTTTCCGGCCTCGCAGGCATCGTCTATACGCTCTACACATCATCGGGCTATTCGCTGGCAACTGTGGGTGTTGAGCTTGACGCAATTGCGTCGGTCGTCATTGGGGGCACACTACTCACCGGCGGTGCCGGCCTGGTGGCAGGGACATTTGTCGGTATTCTCATACAAGGCCTCATACAGACCTATATTGTTTTCGATGGAACACTGTCTTCCTGGTGGACAAAAATAGCGATTGGTATCTTGCTGTTCTTGTTTATTGCGCTACAGCGAGGACTTGTATGGTTTTCCGATATAAGACTCGCGCGTCAACGCATGAAGGAGGCCTGA
- a CDS encoding FadR/GntR family transcriptional regulator, with the protein MGLLETAITGRKRHNSHAVVVGELGRGIVAGTIPEGSILPGDNELSLRFGVSRTVLREAMKTLGAKRLIEAKAKVGTRVLGSSSWNFFDPDVLTWRFEAGFDEVFVDHLAEMRMALEPAAAAAAAKNATSEELVELYALAAKFDDPKHTPESIAKVDLEFHLAIARMSGNPFMRSVSSLIEAALAISFQLSSPASSPEGIAECAANHLRIAHAIASRDRQKARAAMESVITFGVERIREEI; encoded by the coding sequence TTGGGATTACTGGAAACGGCCATAACCGGACGCAAGCGCCATAACAGCCACGCAGTTGTCGTGGGCGAACTGGGCCGCGGCATTGTCGCGGGCACAATTCCCGAAGGCTCGATACTTCCGGGCGATAACGAATTGTCGTTGCGCTTTGGCGTTTCCCGTACTGTTCTGCGTGAGGCGATGAAAACGCTTGGCGCAAAACGCCTCATTGAGGCCAAGGCCAAGGTCGGTACGCGTGTTTTGGGCAGCAGTTCCTGGAACTTCTTCGATCCTGATGTACTGACATGGCGCTTTGAAGCAGGCTTCGATGAAGTCTTCGTCGATCACCTCGCCGAAATGCGTATGGCGCTGGAACCAGCGGCGGCGGCGGCGGCTGCAAAAAACGCAACCAGCGAAGAACTCGTTGAACTTTACGCGCTGGCCGCAAAATTTGACGATCCCAAGCATACACCAGAATCCATTGCCAAGGTCGATCTGGAGTTTCATCTTGCGATTGCCCGCATGTCGGGCAACCCGTTCATGCGTTCGGTCAGCAGTCTGATTGAAGCAGCACTTGCAATTTCATTTCAGCTCTCTTCGCCCGCAAGCTCGCCAGAAGGTATTGCCGAATGCGCAGCCAATCACTTGCGCATCGCCCACGCAATAGCATCGCGCGACCGTCAGAAAGCACGCGCTGCGATGGAAAGCGTCATCACATTTGGCGTCGAACGCATCCGTGAAGAGATATGA
- a CDS encoding OsmC family protein translates to MSELKVRTRETGAVAEMPHGKLPTITTPTGGTVEIVTSVSQPGFNPLDLIYASVAACMALSARIAATKLDLREKLNDVRVEVKGDKAHEGPSRIERFDITFHFDGDLTEDEKHHLAEMAEEICTVSNTLRGDPQFDLKVS, encoded by the coding sequence ATGAGCGAACTGAAAGTCAGAACCCGCGAAACCGGAGCGGTCGCGGAAATGCCGCATGGCAAACTGCCGACGATCACCACGCCGACAGGCGGTACGGTAGAGATTGTCACCAGTGTCAGCCAGCCGGGTTTTAATCCGCTCGATCTGATTTATGCATCGGTTGCTGCCTGTATGGCGCTAAGCGCGCGCATTGCTGCGACCAAGCTCGATTTACGTGAAAAGCTTAACGATGTTCGGGTGGAAGTAAAAGGCGATAAGGCCCATGAAGGCCCGTCACGCATCGAACGATTCGATATAACATTCCATTTCGACGGTGATCTCACCGAAGATGAAAAGCATCATCTTGCGGAAATGGCTGAGGAAATCTGCACCGTCAGCAATACGCTGCGTGGTGATCCGCAGTTTGACCTCAAAGTATCTTAA
- a CDS encoding D-aminopeptidase yields MSKFDTSALEAFVRHIPQNYKGPGGVVAVVKDGEVVLQHAWGFADLRTRTPMTLDTRMPICSVSKQFTCAVLLDAVGEPELLDDALEAYLDKFEDERPAVRDLCNNQSGLRDYWALSVLCGADPEGVFLPAQAQSLLRRLKTTHFEPGSHYSYCNGNFRILADLIEAHTGRTLVDLLSERIFAPAGMKRAELIPDTALFDECTGYEGDTVRGFLPATNRIQWMGDAGICASLNDMIAWEQFIDATRDDEGGLYRRLSGPQTFKDGVAASYGFGLNLHETGGKRLTGHGGALRGWRCQRWHCADERLSTIAMFNFEGGASEVAFKLMNIALGVSSSEVSRVEADSAWFGSWLDDETGLVLSLEDAGHGRMKARFGTSPEMMDVVSANEARSAVTTIRRDGETIELVRASENLRLSMKRVKGEAKHDIIGRYHSDELDADLLLVSEGGAIYGAFEGFLGKSDMYPLYSVGSDVWLLPVQRSMDAPSPGEWKLVFRRDDKGEITGLSVGCWLARGVEYRRVQP; encoded by the coding sequence ATGTCCAAGTTTGATACGTCTGCCCTTGAAGCCTTTGTGCGTCATATTCCACAAAATTACAAAGGTCCGGGCGGCGTTGTTGCCGTCGTGAAGGACGGCGAGGTTGTGTTGCAACACGCCTGGGGTTTTGCGGATCTTCGCACACGAACGCCCATGACGCTCGATACGCGGATGCCGATCTGTTCGGTCAGCAAGCAGTTTACCTGTGCTGTGCTGCTTGACGCGGTTGGAGAACCGGAGTTGCTTGATGATGCGCTTGAAGCCTATCTCGACAAGTTTGAAGATGAGCGTCCCGCCGTTCGCGATCTTTGCAACAACCAGTCTGGCCTGCGCGATTATTGGGCGTTGAGCGTTCTGTGCGGTGCTGATCCGGAAGGGGTGTTTCTGCCTGCACAGGCTCAAAGTCTGCTGCGCCGTCTCAAGACTACGCATTTTGAACCGGGCTCGCATTACTCTTATTGCAACGGCAATTTCCGCATTTTGGCCGACCTCATCGAAGCCCATACCGGGCGCACGCTGGTCGATCTTCTGTCTGAGCGGATATTTGCGCCCGCTGGCATGAAGCGTGCAGAGCTTATTCCCGACACGGCGCTGTTTGACGAATGTACGGGTTATGAAGGCGATACGGTTCGGGGCTTTCTGCCTGCAACCAATCGCATTCAATGGATGGGTGATGCAGGCATCTGCGCATCACTCAATGACATGATTGCTTGGGAGCAGTTCATCGATGCAACGCGTGACGATGAGGGCGGGCTTTATCGTCGGTTGAGCGGGCCGCAAACTTTCAAAGACGGTGTCGCCGCGTCTTATGGTTTTGGTCTCAATCTTCACGAAACAGGCGGTAAGCGTCTGACTGGTCATGGTGGTGCATTGCGCGGCTGGCGCTGCCAGCGCTGGCATTGCGCGGATGAACGCCTCTCCACAATTGCCATGTTCAATTTTGAAGGCGGTGCTTCAGAGGTTGCCTTCAAACTGATGAATATTGCTCTGGGTGTATCGTCATCTGAAGTGTCGCGGGTGGAGGCTGATTCAGCATGGTTCGGCTCATGGCTGGATGATGAAACCGGGCTTGTACTGAGCCTTGAAGATGCTGGCCACGGTCGCATGAAAGCACGTTTTGGCACCAGTCCGGAAATGATGGATGTGGTAAGTGCAAATGAAGCACGTTCAGCCGTGACAACGATCCGTCGCGATGGCGAGACAATCGAACTTGTGCGGGCCTCTGAAAATCTGCGCTTGAGCATGAAGCGTGTCAAAGGCGAAGCCAAACACGACATTATTGGCCGCTATCATAGTGATGAACTCGATGCCGATCTGTTGCTCGTTTCCGAAGGTGGCGCGATTTATGGCGCGTTTGAAGGTTTCCTTGGCAAGAGCGACATGTACCCGCTTTATAGTGTCGGGTCTGATGTCTGGCTGCTGCCTGTTCAGCGTTCGATGGATGCACCATCGCCCGGCGAGTGGAAGCTTGTTTTCCGACGCGACGACAAAGGTGAAATTACAGGTTTGAGCGTCGGCTGCTGGCTTGCGCGCGGTGTTGAATACAGGAGAGTTCAGCCATGA
- a CDS encoding DUF72 domain-containing protein has translation MRETNSGKIRVGIGGWAFEEWDESFYPEKLSKKRQLEYASSKLTSIEINSTYYGAQKPATFAKWHDETPDDFVFSLKAPRFSTNKRVLAEAGESIEKFVTGGLLELKNKLGVINWQFMGTKKFDPVDFEAFLKLLPKRVDGRDLRHAVEVRHDSFNSPDFIALLREYGVAVVIAGDSKFVEIADMTAPFAYLRIMGTQEDKKLGYSEGELNHWAERAKAIASGHDVPDSLKTVTPPLPDNVARDVYLYVISGHKAHNPHAAMALIDRLK, from the coding sequence ATGCGTGAGACAAATTCAGGCAAAATCCGTGTGGGTATTGGCGGCTGGGCTTTTGAGGAGTGGGACGAGAGTTTCTATCCGGAAAAGCTCTCCAAAAAACGCCAGCTCGAATATGCTTCGAGCAAGCTCACCTCCATCGAAATCAACAGCACCTATTATGGCGCGCAAAAGCCTGCGACTTTTGCCAAATGGCATGACGAAACGCCGGATGACTTCGTTTTTTCGCTCAAAGCACCGCGCTTTTCGACCAACAAACGTGTTTTGGCTGAAGCAGGCGAGAGTATCGAGAAATTCGTGACCGGCGGTCTTCTTGAGCTGAAAAACAAGCTCGGCGTTATCAACTGGCAGTTCATGGGCACGAAAAAATTCGATCCAGTCGACTTTGAAGCTTTTCTCAAGCTTTTGCCAAAACGTGTCGATGGGCGCGATCTGCGTCATGCTGTTGAAGTGCGTCACGATAGTTTCAACTCACCGGATTTCATCGCGTTGTTGCGGGAATATGGCGTTGCGGTGGTGATTGCGGGCGACAGCAAATTCGTTGAAATTGCCGACATGACGGCTCCGTTTGCTTATCTGCGTATCATGGGCACACAGGAAGACAAGAAGCTCGGTTACAGTGAGGGCGAGCTTAACCATTGGGCAGAGCGGGCGAAAGCGATAGCGTCGGGCCATGATGTGCCGGACAGTCTCAAAACCGTCACCCCGCCGCTCCCTGATAATGTCGCTCGTGATGTTTATCTTTATGTCATCAGCGGCCATAAGGCGCACAATCCACACGCTGCGATGGCCTTGATTGATCGTTTGAAATGA
- a CDS encoding acetyl-CoA C-acyltransferase, whose protein sequence is MSETKDPIVIASAVRTPIGSFQGALKGESATALGAVTIKEAVHRAKLSPDQIDEVLMGCVLPAGLGQAPGRQAAIHAGLSQHTPCSTINKVCGSGMKTVMLGTDLICAGSADIVVAGGMESMTNAPYLLEKARGGYRMGHGKIYDHMFLDGLEDAYDKGRAMGTFAEETADHYQLTRQQQDEFALRSLSRSLKATEAGSFANELVSVAELDRDEQPTRAKPEKIPNLKPAFREGGTITAANSSSISDGAASLTLMRLSKAEKLGIEPLAIIRGHASHAQQPALFTTAPIFAMRKLFDKTGWNVRDIDLFEINEAFAVVVMAAMQELDLPADKVNIHGGACAMGHPIGCSGARIIVTLLHAMKQNDLKRGMASVCIGGGEATAIALEAL, encoded by the coding sequence ATGTCGGAAACAAAAGATCCGATCGTTATCGCCAGTGCGGTACGAACACCGATCGGAAGTTTTCAAGGCGCGCTCAAGGGGGAGAGTGCAACAGCACTGGGCGCTGTCACAATCAAGGAAGCGGTCCACAGGGCCAAGCTTAGCCCTGATCAAATCGACGAAGTGCTTATGGGCTGTGTATTGCCTGCAGGGCTGGGACAGGCACCCGGACGTCAGGCCGCAATTCATGCTGGCCTTTCTCAACATACACCCTGCTCGACCATCAACAAGGTGTGCGGATCGGGCATGAAAACCGTCATGCTGGGCACCGATCTCATTTGCGCAGGCAGTGCGGACATTGTGGTTGCAGGCGGCATGGAAAGCATGACCAATGCGCCCTATTTGCTCGAAAAAGCGCGTGGCGGCTATCGCATGGGCCACGGCAAAATCTACGACCACATGTTTCTTGATGGCCTTGAAGACGCCTATGACAAAGGCCGCGCCATGGGAACATTCGCGGAAGAAACCGCCGATCACTATCAGTTAACGCGTCAGCAACAGGACGAATTTGCCCTCCGCTCACTTTCGCGTTCACTCAAAGCCACTGAAGCTGGTTCTTTCGCAAACGAACTGGTTTCCGTTGCAGAGCTTGACCGCGACGAGCAGCCAACCCGCGCGAAACCTGAAAAAATACCAAATCTCAAGCCAGCCTTCCGCGAAGGCGGCACAATCACTGCTGCCAATTCCTCATCAATTTCAGATGGTGCGGCATCGCTTACCCTGATGCGCCTGTCCAAAGCTGAAAAGCTTGGCATAGAACCGCTTGCCATTATTCGCGGTCACGCAAGCCATGCACAACAGCCTGCCCTTTTCACTACGGCCCCGATTTTTGCAATGCGGAAACTCTTCGACAAAACCGGCTGGAATGTCCGCGACATTGATTTGTTTGAAATCAATGAAGCTTTCGCCGTTGTTGTTATGGCTGCAATGCAGGAACTCGACCTCCCCGCCGACAAGGTGAATATCCATGGCGGTGCCTGTGCTATGGGCCATCCGATTGGCTGCTCTGGCGCACGCATCATCGTCACGCTGCTTCATGCCATGAAGCAGAACGACCTTAAGCGTGGAATGGCTTCTGTCTGCATCGGTGGCGGCGAGGCAACGGCCATTGCACTGGAAGCGCTTTAA
- a CDS encoding SDR family oxidoreductase: MDIEGKIAIVSGGASGLGAATAQALAAKGAKVAILDFNIEGANTVAAAIGGIAIQCNVSDAASAEAAFKAIGEKLGSPHILANCAGVAPAKKMLARDGSVMPLDDFRRAVEINLIGSFNLLRLFADITSKSEALPTGERGVVINTASVAAFDGQIGQTAYAASKGGVVGLTLPAARELAPLGIRVCAIAPGIFETPMLKGLPQPAQDALGQMVPFPPRLGRPDEYAALALHIIENSMLNGETIRLDGALRMPPK; encoded by the coding sequence ATGGATATTGAAGGAAAAATCGCCATCGTCAGTGGTGGTGCATCAGGTCTTGGTGCTGCAACTGCACAGGCTCTGGCCGCCAAGGGCGCGAAAGTTGCAATCCTCGACTTCAACATTGAGGGTGCAAATACGGTAGCAGCCGCGATTGGCGGCATCGCCATTCAATGCAACGTATCGGACGCAGCGAGTGCAGAAGCTGCCTTCAAGGCAATCGGCGAAAAGCTCGGATCACCGCATATTCTGGCCAATTGCGCGGGCGTGGCACCAGCAAAGAAAATGCTGGCACGCGATGGCAGCGTCATGCCGCTTGATGATTTCCGTCGCGCTGTTGAAATCAACCTGATTGGCTCATTCAATCTGCTGCGACTTTTTGCCGATATCACATCCAAAAGCGAAGCCCTGCCAACGGGCGAGCGCGGCGTTGTCATCAACACGGCGTCGGTTGCGGCCTTTGACGGCCAGATCGGCCAGACGGCCTATGCAGCGTCTAAAGGCGGTGTCGTTGGCCTGACCCTGCCTGCTGCGCGTGAATTAGCGCCGCTTGGCATTCGCGTGTGTGCCATTGCGCCCGGTATTTTTGAAACCCCCATGCTCAAAGGCCTGCCGCAACCGGCACAGGATGCGCTGGGCCAGATGGTTCCTTTCCCCCCGCGTCTGGGTCGGCCAGACGAGTATGCGGCACTCGCGCTGCATATTATCGAAAACAGCATGCTCAACGGCGAAACCATTCGGCTCGATGGTGCGCTGCGTATGCCTCCGAAATAG